A DNA window from Chiloscyllium plagiosum isolate BGI_BamShark_2017 chromosome 9, ASM401019v2, whole genome shotgun sequence contains the following coding sequences:
- the LOC122553006 gene encoding ADP-ribosylation factor 6-like, whose product MGKFLSKIFGNKEMRILMLGLDAAGKTTVLYKLKLGQPVSTTPTVGFNVETVTYKNVRFNVWDVGGQDKIRPLWRHYYTGTQGLIFVVDCADRDRINEARQELYRIINDREMRNAIILIFANKQDLPNAMKPIELQEKLGLNRIQDRNWYVQPSSATTGDGLYEGLTWLTSNYKTS is encoded by the coding sequence atggggaaATTCCTGTCAAAGATTTTTGGAAACAAAGAAATGCGAATTCTGATGCTGGGCCTGGATGCAGCTGGAAAGACTACGGTGCTATACAAACTCAAACTGGGACAGCCTGTCAGTACAACTCCAACTGTAGGCTTTAATGTGGAGACAGTGACTTACAAAAATGTTCGGTTCAATGTCTGGGATGTAGGTGGTCAGGATAAGATCAGACCTCTTTGGAGGCACTATTATACAGGTACCCAGGGGTTGATCTTTGTGGTGGACTGTGCTGACAGAGACCGCATTAACGAAGCCAGACAAGAGCTATATCGCATCATAAATGACAGAGAAATGCGCAATGCTATTATTCTAATCTTTGCAAACAAGCAAGACCTGCCTAATGCCATGAAACCCATTGAGCTCCAAGAGAAACTGGGCCTGAATAGGATTCAAGATCGTAACTGGTATGTTCAGCCTTCCTCAGCAACCACTGGAGATGGACTGTATGAAGGGCTAACCTGGCTAACATCTAATTACAAAACATCTTga